The proteins below come from a single Ailuropoda melanoleuca isolate Jingjing chromosome 1, ASM200744v2, whole genome shotgun sequence genomic window:
- the STMP1 gene encoding short transmembrane mitochondrial protein 1 encodes MLQFLLGFTFGNVVGMYLAQNYDIPNLAKKLEEIKKDLDAKKKPPSS; translated from the exons CTTGGATTTACTTTTGGCAACGTGGTTGGAATGTATCTGGCTCAGAACTATGAC atacCAAACCTGGctaaaaaactagaagaaattaaaaaggactTGGACGCCAAGAAGAAACCCCCTAGTTCGTGA